One genomic window of Petrotoga sibirica DSM 13575 includes the following:
- a CDS encoding sigma-54 interaction domain-containing protein, whose translation MKEIELMRYVLDQLQDGVMAIDEMERIFYINEAACRVLGVDKEKIIGQNVVENVPNTRLHVVLRTGEPEFDKLQSLGDKVILTSRIPIKNENNETIAVAAVFRDITTLQKLAEEITNLREMEALLTSIIDSTSDAISVADQEGRVTMVNRAYTRITGLTPREVIGKPATIDLAEGESLHIQCAREKKPIYNVRKRLATNKKEVVASVTPLFVKNEFKGSVAVIHDISEIQRLLNELEATKRMLKKETAKHTFDDLVVKSEIMKDVIAQASKVASVDVDLLLIGEFGVGKEVLAQAIHNASARKEGPYLKLNFSLISKERQEEYLFGENSYLAQANEGTLFVENIDLMDIEMQRKLLAFLKDNVFDTNYYDFIPDVRFIFSTTEDLKILSGLGKFSKELLYKISVVSIEVPPLRERKEDIPELAQQLLHSLNRKYGRIVYGFTEDALNKLMNYSWPGNIRELENVIDRAMLAMDNSDSIVTSTHIPDLEEKVEEVTGTLKEMTEDFEKKIILEVLEASHGNKTEVARKLGLTVRNLYYKLDRYGIK comes from the coding sequence ATGAAAGAAATAGAACTAATGAGGTACGTTCTTGATCAGTTACAAGATGGAGTAATGGCCATAGATGAAATGGAAAGAATTTTTTACATAAACGAGGCCGCCTGTAGGGTATTAGGAGTTGATAAAGAAAAAATAATTGGGCAAAATGTGGTAGAAAATGTTCCTAATACTAGATTGCATGTTGTTTTAAGAACTGGGGAACCAGAATTCGATAAACTACAGAGTTTAGGAGATAAGGTAATTTTAACTTCCCGTATCCCTATAAAAAATGAAAATAATGAAACCATTGCTGTTGCTGCTGTTTTTAGAGATATCACTACATTACAAAAGTTGGCGGAAGAGATTACTAATCTAAGAGAAATGGAAGCGCTTCTAACTTCAATAATTGATTCTACTTCCGATGCTATTTCTGTTGCAGATCAAGAAGGTCGTGTTACCATGGTCAACAGAGCTTATACAAGAATCACAGGGCTAACCCCGAGAGAGGTTATTGGTAAACCCGCCACTATAGACTTAGCAGAAGGTGAAAGTTTGCATATTCAATGTGCAAGAGAGAAAAAACCTATATACAATGTAAGAAAAAGATTAGCTACGAACAAGAAAGAAGTAGTAGCAAGCGTCACTCCACTTTTTGTTAAAAATGAGTTTAAAGGAAGTGTCGCCGTTATTCATGATATTTCTGAGATTCAAAGATTACTAAATGAGCTTGAAGCAACAAAAAGGATGCTAAAAAAAGAGACTGCCAAACACACCTTCGACGATTTAGTGGTTAAATCTGAAATTATGAAAGATGTAATAGCTCAAGCAAGTAAAGTAGCCTCAGTAGACGTGGATCTTTTATTAATAGGCGAATTTGGAGTAGGAAAAGAGGTTCTAGCACAAGCTATTCACAACGCAAGTGCAAGGAAAGAGGGACCATATCTAAAATTAAATTTTTCTTTGATTTCAAAAGAAAGACAAGAAGAATATCTTTTTGGGGAGAATAGTTATCTTGCACAAGCGAATGAGGGGACCCTTTTTGTGGAAAATATTGATCTGATGGATATAGAAATGCAGAGAAAACTTTTAGCCTTTCTTAAAGACAACGTTTTTGATACAAATTATTACGATTTTATTCCTGATGTGAGGTTCATTTTTTCAACAACAGAAGATTTAAAGATTCTTTCTGGTTTGGGGAAATTTTCTAAAGAGCTTTTATACAAAATTTCAGTAGTAAGTATAGAAGTTCCACCATTAAGGGAAAGAAAGGAAGACATACCTGAGCTGGCTCAGCAGTTACTACATAGTTTAAATAGAAAGTATGGAAGAATAGTTTATGGATTTACTGAAGATGCATTGAATAAATTGATGAATTATTCGTGGCCAGGGAACATAAGAGAGTTGGAAAACGTAATTGACCGGGCCATGTTAGCAATGGACAACAGCGATTCCATAGTAACTTCCACACACATTCCTGATTTGGAAGAAAAGGTTGAAGAAGTCACGGGAACGCTTAAAGAGATGACTGAAGACTTTGAGAAAAAGATAATTTTGGAAGTACTAGAAGCAAGCCACGGTAATAAAACAGAAGTTGCTCGTAAATTAGGTTTAACCGTTAGAAATCTGTATTATAAGCTGGATAGATACGGGATCAAGTGA
- the purS gene encoding phosphoribosylformylglycinamidine synthase subunit PurS — translation MIKEKHKTFGFEVKVKLREGILDPQGATTFKVLRRLNYNVESVRFGKSIELEIKEDSYEAAKDKAREIAYKILTNPVLEDFEIIDLIRK, via the coding sequence ATGATTAAAGAAAAGCATAAAACCTTCGGATTTGAAGTAAAAGTAAAGTTAAGAGAAGGGATTTTGGATCCACAAGGAGCTACTACTTTCAAGGTTTTAAGAAGGTTAAATTACAACGTTGAAAGTGTAAGATTTGGAAAAAGTATTGAATTAGAAATAAAAGAAGATAGCTACGAAGCAGCCAAAGATAAAGCGAGAGAAATAGCGTATAAAATTTTAACCAATCCAGTTTTAGAGGATTTTGAAATCATCGATTTGATTAGGAAGTGA
- the purC gene encoding phosphoribosylaminoimidazolesuccinocarboxamide synthase has protein sequence MENNENFTLLYEGKAKKVYKFDEKKLLISFKDDVTAFNGLKKDQILNKGRINKEISKFFFEMLNKKGISTHYINDYDENSFVAEWTDLIPLEVIIRNYTAGSFCKRYGVKKGLILDYPLVEFSLKNDELGDPMITKDAVILLKITTEDALNEITSISKKVNNILRDYLKSKRIILVDFKLEFGISKKDNKVTLIDEISPDTCRFWDANTMESLDKDVYREEKGDLMNAYEVLLGRLNI, from the coding sequence ATGGAAAATAATGAAAATTTTACACTTTTATACGAAGGAAAAGCCAAAAAGGTATATAAATTCGATGAGAAGAAATTATTGATAAGTTTCAAAGATGATGTTACGGCGTTCAACGGATTAAAAAAAGATCAGATCCTTAATAAAGGTAGAATTAACAAAGAGATTTCTAAATTCTTTTTTGAAATGCTTAATAAGAAAGGTATAAGTACCCATTACATAAACGATTATGATGAAAACTCTTTCGTCGCAGAATGGACAGATTTAATTCCTCTCGAGGTTATAATTAGAAATTATACTGCCGGTAGTTTTTGTAAGAGATATGGTGTAAAAAAAGGATTGATATTAGATTATCCTTTAGTTGAATTTTCTTTGAAAAATGACGAGTTAGGAGATCCCATGATCACCAAAGATGCTGTCATTCTTTTAAAAATTACCACAGAAGACGCATTGAATGAAATCACTTCTATTTCTAAAAAAGTCAACAATATTTTGAGAGATTATTTAAAATCTAAAAGAATCATTTTGGTGGATTTCAAATTAGAGTTTGGAATAAGCAAAAAGGATAACAAAGTTACCTTGATAGATGAGATTTCTCCCGATACATGTCGTTTTTGGGATGCAAATACTATGGAATCTCTTGATAAAGATGTGTATAGGGAAGAAAAAGGAGATCTCATGAACGCTTACGAAGTATTGCTAGGGAGGTTAAATATATGA
- a CDS encoding arsenate reductase ArsC, protein MNKIKVLFLCSRNSARSQMAEAFLRKYGGDEFEPYSAGLEASEIHPLTIKVMEEKGISMDGLCSKSLDIYLNDRFGFLITVCSKAEKECPFFPGVSIRLHWPFDDPAAAQGSEEERLESFRKVRDQIEKKVIDFVENTDKYSNIKDNFRM, encoded by the coding sequence ATGAATAAGATCAAAGTTTTGTTCTTATGTTCGAGAAATTCTGCAAGAAGTCAGATGGCTGAAGCGTTTTTAAGAAAATACGGTGGTGATGAGTTCGAACCTTACTCTGCAGGTTTAGAAGCAAGTGAAATTCATCCATTGACTATAAAAGTTATGGAAGAGAAAGGAATATCTATGGACGGGCTATGCTCAAAAAGTTTGGATATATACTTGAACGATAGGTTTGGTTTTTTAATAACTGTCTGCTCAAAAGCAGAAAAAGAATGTCCTTTTTTTCCTGGTGTTAGTATAAGACTACATTGGCCCTTTGATGACCCCGCCGCTGCCCAAGGATCTGAAGAGGAACGATTAGAATCATTTAGAAAGGTAAGAGATCAAATAGAAAAAAAGGTAATTGATTTCGTTGAAAATACTGATAAATACTCCAATATAAAAGATAATTTTCGAATGTAA
- a CDS encoding 5-(carboxyamino)imidazole ribonucleotide mutase, which produces MTLSKKVLLISGSQSDEIFVKTAIDLFEEWKMSYDYKVFSAHRNLKELTKFIEELPSNEYGVIIAVAGLSAALPGVIASLTNLPVIGVPRDVGPLNGVDALLSMVQMPSGVPVATMGIGSSGMKNAAYFAKRLIEGERDGK; this is translated from the coding sequence ATGACTTTGAGTAAAAAGGTCCTTTTGATATCCGGGAGTCAATCGGATGAAATTTTTGTAAAAACTGCCATTGATCTCTTTGAAGAATGGAAAATGAGTTACGATTACAAAGTGTTTAGCGCGCATAGAAATTTGAAAGAGCTAACCAAATTTATAGAAGAACTTCCAAGTAATGAGTATGGTGTCATAATAGCTGTTGCTGGTCTTTCTGCTGCCTTACCTGGTGTAATAGCTTCTTTAACTAACCTCCCTGTTATTGGTGTCCCTAGAGATGTAGGTCCTTTGAATGGAGTAGATGCCTTACTTTCTATGGTACAGATGCCAAGTGGAGTACCCGTAGCGACGATGGGAATTGGAAGTAGTGGGATGAAAAATGCAGCATACTTTGCAAAAAGGTTGATAGAAGGTGAAAGAGATGGAAAATAA
- the fliJ gene encoding flagellar export protein FliJ: MKFEFRLERLKDLKKSLEDTARIELGKKSKQRQLVEDEINQMNNKIDTFSTKFIKEVKDTISITKLSSMVEYNNYLNEQLSQLRLVLQEKLQEEETARQNYLKAKSEKDILQKLKNKRLNEFKVQERKADIKELDEIARLNHQPREENYE; the protein is encoded by the coding sequence TTGAAGTTTGAATTTCGTCTGGAGCGTTTGAAAGATCTAAAAAAAAGTTTAGAAGATACCGCAAGAATAGAATTAGGTAAAAAAAGTAAACAAAGACAGTTAGTTGAAGACGAAATTAATCAGATGAACAATAAGATCGATACCTTTTCAACAAAATTTATAAAAGAGGTAAAAGATACTATATCAATTACTAAACTATCAAGTATGGTAGAGTATAACAATTATTTAAATGAACAATTATCACAATTACGTTTAGTATTACAAGAAAAACTACAAGAAGAAGAAACTGCCCGACAAAATTATTTAAAAGCTAAAAGTGAAAAGGATATTCTTCAAAAACTAAAAAATAAAAGACTTAACGAATTTAAAGTTCAAGAAAGGAAAGCAGATATAAAGGAATTAGATGAGATTGCAAGATTAAACCATCAACCAAGGGAGGAGAATTATGAATAA